The following proteins are co-located in the Hydrogenophaga sp. RAC07 genome:
- a CDS encoding pilus assembly PilX family protein encodes MPALDRHRTARPQRRQQKGIALVVALILLVIMTLVGLNSMRSVTLEERMTGHTLDRSLSFQAAEAALREAEAFVEANKPSPAPLSACVSGICGSPAATDTPRWLDSSFSSWRAAAVVENGNIDISPQYFVEYLGTTFACDPSSPTSSTNCRRYRITARSNAGNDRASVLLQSIYATE; translated from the coding sequence ATGCCTGCCCTCGATCGCCACCGCACTGCCCGTCCGCAGCGTCGACAGCAAAAGGGCATCGCGCTTGTTGTGGCACTGATTCTTCTCGTCATCATGACGCTTGTGGGATTGAACAGCATGCGCTCGGTGACCCTGGAAGAACGCATGACTGGTCACACGCTCGATCGAAGTCTTTCGTTCCAGGCGGCTGAAGCCGCGCTGCGCGAGGCAGAGGCATTTGTTGAAGCGAACAAACCCTCCCCCGCTCCTTTGAGCGCCTGCGTGTCCGGCATTTGCGGCTCACCTGCTGCCACAGACACGCCGCGCTGGCTGGACAGTTCATTCTCCAGTTGGCGTGCGGCTGCGGTAGTCGAAAACGGCAACATCGACATTTCGCCGCAGTACTTCGTGGAATACCTGGGCACCACTTTCGCCTGCGATCCGAGTTCGCCCACCTCTTCCACCAACTGCCGGCGCTACCGCATCACCGCCCGCAGCAACGCAGGCAATGACCGGGCATCGGTGTTGCTTCAATCGATTTACGCAACGGAATGA
- a CDS encoding prepilin-type N-terminal cleavage/methylation domain-containing protein yields MILPRTSTRRRQGGFSLIELMVALVLGLVLIGGVINIFVTNQQAFRTNENLARLQENARISFELTAREIRQAGGNLCGATLVANVLINPALGWAYNWDAGSVRGFDGGQDATGIVATGPGVGERVAGTDAVTILSGGLDNGVIITNHNPTAASIDLSSINHGLAIDEIVMVCDAGSAAITQITNSSPGTNSTIVHNTGTSSPGNCTKGLGFPADCSSSGGTAKTFQSGGFVTRLSASFWYIGNNPRGGRSLYRLPDTGPAEEIAEGVRDLELKYLMRDSGSGNLGTDWIDATAILDWSNAAPLQVVAVRMRATLQTQQNVSIDAQPLIRQLVHVVNIRNRSL; encoded by the coding sequence GTGATTCTCCCCCGCACTTCGACACGCCGCCGCCAGGGCGGCTTCAGCCTGATCGAACTGATGGTGGCCCTGGTTCTGGGGCTGGTGCTGATCGGTGGCGTGATCAACATATTTGTCACCAACCAGCAGGCTTTTCGGACCAATGAGAATCTGGCACGCTTGCAGGAAAACGCCCGGATTTCGTTTGAACTGACGGCGCGCGAGATTCGTCAGGCCGGCGGCAATCTGTGTGGCGCTACATTGGTCGCCAATGTTCTGATCAACCCTGCATTGGGCTGGGCCTACAACTGGGACGCCGGATCGGTGCGAGGGTTTGACGGTGGCCAGGACGCCACCGGCATCGTGGCCACAGGCCCAGGCGTTGGCGAACGGGTGGCAGGCACCGATGCCGTGACCATTCTCAGTGGCGGGCTGGACAACGGCGTGATCATCACCAACCACAATCCCACGGCCGCCTCGATCGATTTGTCCTCCATCAACCACGGCTTGGCCATTGATGAAATTGTCATGGTCTGCGACGCAGGTTCCGCCGCCATCACGCAAATCACCAATTCAAGCCCGGGTACCAACAGCACCATCGTGCACAACACCGGTACCTCGTCACCTGGCAACTGCACCAAAGGGCTGGGCTTTCCCGCAGATTGCAGCAGCTCAGGCGGAACAGCCAAGACATTCCAGAGCGGTGGCTTCGTCACCCGGCTCTCAGCGTCGTTCTGGTACATCGGCAACAACCCTCGCGGCGGCCGATCCTTGTACCGCCTGCCTGACACAGGACCAGCGGAAGAAATTGCAGAAGGCGTGAGGGATCTGGAGTTGAAATACCTGATGCGCGATTCAGGTTCGGGCAATCTGGGCACCGACTGGATTGACGCCACGGCCATCCTCGACTGGTCCAACGCAGCGCCGCTTCAGGTGGTGGCAGTCCGCATGCGCGCCACGCTGCAAACGCAGCAAAACGTGAGCATCGACGCCCAGCCTCTGATCCGTCAGCTGGTGCATGTGGTTAACATCCGAAACAGGAGCCTTTGA
- the pilV gene encoding type IV pilus modification protein PilV gives MKNSMHFKVKRAPSFQRGVGLIEVLVAVLILALGLLGMAGLQANALKTNQSSYGRTQAVMLSYYMLDAMRADRNNAVLQNYNTGVVAGGVIEPACSANVFNQPNLRDTTRKDWLESLKFALGNADSTCGAIHCEVNGECTIQITWDDSRAGGSGEQRLETRSRL, from the coding sequence ATGAAAAATTCCATGCATTTCAAGGTAAAGAGAGCTCCTTCATTCCAGCGAGGTGTGGGCTTGATCGAGGTACTGGTGGCGGTGCTGATCTTGGCACTCGGCTTGCTCGGCATGGCGGGTCTGCAGGCCAATGCGCTGAAGACCAACCAGAGCAGTTATGGCCGCACCCAGGCGGTCATGTTGAGCTATTACATGCTTGATGCCATGCGCGCGGATCGCAACAACGCGGTGCTCCAGAACTACAACACAGGGGTTGTAGCCGGAGGTGTGATCGAGCCGGCGTGCAGTGCCAACGTGTTCAACCAGCCCAACCTGCGAGACACCACGCGGAAGGACTGGCTGGAAAGTCTCAAGTTCGCCCTGGGCAATGCGGATTCAACCTGCGGTGCAATTCACTGCGAAGTGAATGGCGAATGCACTATTCAGATCACTTGGGACGATTCCCGAGCGGGTGGCTCTGGCGAGCAACGTCTTGAAACCAGGAGCCGCTTGTGA
- a CDS encoding GspH/FimT family pseudopilin, translating to MKHFFTHRQLIRAVQHGFTLIELMVAIAILAILLAVGVPSFQSFIASSRLTTANNDFVGAMTLARSEAIRRGNRVTVCKSADLNTCTTAGGWQQGWIVFVDTTRSGAAAEVNTGETIVSRYEAIQGSLTLVGDTNVASYISFAADGTARLMSGAAQAGRIRVCNSASVMEDSRRARDITVTSAGRIATSVPTSVSATCPL from the coding sequence GTGAAACATTTCTTTACCCACCGCCAATTGATCCGTGCCGTTCAGCATGGTTTCACTTTGATCGAACTGATGGTCGCGATCGCGATTCTTGCGATTCTGCTGGCTGTAGGGGTCCCGAGCTTTCAATCCTTCATTGCCAGCAGCCGATTGACCACGGCAAACAACGACTTTGTAGGTGCCATGACGCTCGCTCGGAGCGAAGCCATTCGACGCGGCAACCGCGTGACCGTTTGCAAAAGCGCTGACCTGAACACCTGCACGACCGCGGGGGGTTGGCAGCAGGGCTGGATCGTATTTGTGGACACCACCCGATCAGGCGCTGCCGCTGAGGTTAATACAGGCGAAACCATCGTTTCACGTTATGAAGCAATACAGGGCTCATTGACCTTGGTGGGCGATACCAACGTGGCCAGCTACATATCCTTCGCGGCCGATGGAACCGCACGCCTGATGTCAGGAGCCGCTCAGGCGGGTCGGATCCGCGTCTGCAACTCGGCCTCTGTGATGGAGGACTCTCGCCGAGCGCGCGACATCACCGTGACGTCGGCCGGTCGTATCGCCACATCGGTACCTACCAGCGTCAGCGCCACATGCCCGCTTTGA
- the nrdR gene encoding transcriptional regulator NrdR, with protein sequence MKCPFCGHLETQVVETRVSEDADFIRRRRQCGHCEKRFTTYERPEVSFPAVVKKDGRRMDYVPGKLRASFALALRKRPVSTEQVDAAIERIEEKLLNLGAREVPATRLGEMVMRELKKLDKVAYVRFASVYRSFEDIDEFRALVDEVQR encoded by the coding sequence ATGAAATGCCCCTTTTGCGGTCATCTGGAAACCCAGGTCGTGGAAACCCGCGTCTCGGAAGACGCGGATTTCATCCGCCGCAGGCGCCAGTGCGGGCATTGCGAAAAGCGGTTCACCACCTATGAACGGCCGGAAGTGAGCTTTCCGGCGGTGGTGAAAAAAGACGGCCGCCGGATGGACTACGTCCCGGGCAAACTCCGCGCCTCGTTCGCCTTGGCGCTGCGCAAACGCCCCGTGAGCACCGAACAGGTGGACGCAGCCATCGAGCGCATCGAAGAAAAGCTGCTCAACCTGGGCGCCCGCGAAGTGCCCGCCACGCGCCTGGGCGAGATGGTGATGCGCGAGCTGAAGAAGCTTGACAAGGTGGCCTACGTGCGCTTTGCCAGCGTCTACCGCAGCTTTGAGGACATCGACGAATTCCGGGCGTTGGTGGATGAGGTTCAGCGGTAG